From Cucumis melo cultivar AY chromosome 1, USDA_Cmelo_AY_1.0, whole genome shotgun sequence, a single genomic window includes:
- the LOC127148523 gene encoding uncharacterized protein LOC127148523: MNSSIVQLLASKKLNGDNYAAWTSNLNPILVVDYLRFILTEECPQTPASNANPTSRKAYDRWVKANEKACIYILANMSNLLVKKHESLATTKENMDSLRAMFE; encoded by the coding sequence ATGAATAGCTCAATAGTTCAATTGTTAGCTTCCAAAAAACTTAATGGCGATAATTATGCGGCATGGACATCAAATCTTAACCCAATTCTAGTAGTTGACTATTTGAGATTTatcttaactgaggaatgtcctcaaacccctgCATCTAATGCTAACCCAACTAGTCggaaagcatatgatcgatgggtaAAGGCTAATGAAAAAGCTTGTATCTACATTCTTGCCAACATGTCTAATCTTTTAgtaaagaaacatgaatccttagccaccaCTAAAGAAAATATGGATTCATTAAGGGCAATGTTTGAGTAA